The DNA segment TCCTTCAGTGTGGTGAGGAGCCTTCTGTTATCTCTCTGATGGAGACCAATTGTGGGTTCATCCAGTACGTAAAGCACTCCTGTAAGGCCGCTTCCTATCTGGCTTGCGAGCCTTATTCTCTGGGCTTCACCACCGGAAAGGGTTGGTGATGATCTGTCCAGAGTAAGGTAATGAAGCCCTACATTCACAAGAAAGTCCAGCCTGCTGCGAATCTCTCTCAGGAGTTCTTCCGCCACCTTCTTTTTCCACGGATCAAGTTCGAGGTGCGTAAAAAAATCATGAAGTTCATGAACGGTCATGGAATTGAGCTCGTGTATTCCTCTGTCACCTACGGTTACTGCCCTGGCTTCCCTTCTCAGGCGGGTGCCTTCGCAGACTGAACAGTTGGTCTTATTGAAGAATTTCTCGTAATGTTTCCTTGCGGCCTGGCTGCTCGTGCTGCGGTAGCGCCTCTCAAGCCTGGGAATAACTCCCTCCCAGATGGTTTCCCACGTTCCGGCACTGTTCTTCGATGACCATGATATGCTTATTTTCCGGTTGGCTGAACCGTACAGTATTTCATCCTGTACTTCCGGGGACAAACTCTGCCACGGAGCACCAAGACTGAAATCAAGTTCTCTGGACAATGCCCGCACCAGGTTTTTCACGTGGCTGGAAGGTATACCCCAGGGGGCAATAGCTCCGTCCTTTATTGACAGAGCTTTCCTTGGCAGCACCAGCAGCGGGTCAACCTTGAGTTCGTATCCAAGTCCCGAGCACTCAAGACACATTCCGAGGGGGTTATTGAAACTGAACAGCTGAGGGGTGAGATCAGGCATGCTTATACCGCAGTATGCGCAGGCGCTGCTTTCGCTCATCAGGGTTTCTTCACCGGTGTCCGCATTGACTACGGAAAGTATTCCATCCCCTTCACCCAGCGCTGTTTCCACGGAGTCCATAAGCCTGCTGGCGATACCCTTTTCGCATACTATCCGGTCAACCACGAGATGAATATCGTGCTTCTTTTTGCTGTTCAGCGTTATGTTCTCTTCGAGACTTCTGGTTTTTCCGTCAATAAGAACCCGGACGTAACCCTTTTTTCTCAGTGTCGGGAAGAGGTCTGTATGGGCACCCTTTCTGTTTCGAAGAAGTGGAGCAGTTATCAGCAATCTTGTGCCTTCAGGGAATTCAAGAATCCTGTCCACCATCTGCTGCGGTGACTGGCTTGAAACCTTTCTACCGCACTCCGGGCAGTGGGGAGTACCGACCCTGGCATAAAGAACCCTCATGTAATCGGATATCTCCGTTACGGTTCCAACGGTGGACCTGGGATTATGGCTTACCGTTTTCTGTTCAATGGAAATAGCGGGAGAAAGCCCCTCGATGCTTTCGTAAAGGGGTTTTTCCAGCTGGCCAAGAAATTGTCTTGCATAGGCTGAAAGTGATTCTACATACCTTCGCTGCCCCTCGGCGTAGAGGGTATCAAACGCAAAGGAGCTTTTGCCGGAACCGGATACGCCTGTCAGGACCACAAGCCTGTTTCTGGGAAACTCCACAGTGATATTCTTGAGATTATGCTCTCTGGCTCCCCGCACGATAATTTTGTCCATAACTCTCTTTCTCAACAGAGTTTTATTAGCGCAGCACTCCCGCAACCATATACTATACAACTTCAACTGAAACATAGAATGTGCCACAATAGCACGGCATTTATAAACGGAGGAAGGGGAGCTGATTCGATGAGTTTGTAAAATATTGCGGGACAATATACTATGGGTACGGGTATTTCTGGCATGATGATTGCTCGAAATATATCCGAATTGAATTCCCGGCTGGCCGAAGAATAAGGAAGGTATCGGTCGGGTTCTAGAAGTAACCAGTGATTTGAAGACCCGTAATAAGGGTGAAGTTTAAACGTATTCTTCCATTACTTTCGCAGGAAGAGAAGAAGAGGAGATGAAAACATGGGAAAAATAATAGGAATAGACCTTGGAACCACGAATTCATGCGTGGCCGTTATGGAGGGCGGTGAGCCTACCGTAATACCCAACGCTGAAGGCGCGAGAACTACACCTTCGGTAGTAGCCTTCAATGACAAGGGTGAGAGGCTTGTAGGTGTTGTAGCCTACAGGCAGGCAGTGGCGAATCCCGAGAATACGATATTCTCGATAAAGAGATTCATGGGATGCAAGTACAACGAGATGAAAAGTGAAATTGAAAGGGTTCCCTACAAGGTTATTGAGGGGAAGAACGGCGATGCCTGGGTGGAAATCATGGGCAAGAAGTACTCACCCCCGGAAATATCCGCGATGATACTTCAGAAAATGAGGCAGACAGCCGAGGATTACCTGGGAGAGAAAGTAGAGAAAGCGGTTGTGACCGTTCCCGCGTATTTCAACGACAGTCAGAGGCAGGCCACCAAGGATGCCGGGAAAATAGCCGGTCTTGAAGTGGAAAGAATTGTAAACGAACCCACAGCGGCAGCTCTTGCCTACGGACTTGACAAGGAATCCTCAAACAGGACTATCGCCGTATACGACCTCGGTGGAGGAACCTTTGATATATCAATACTGGAAATTGGTGACGGGGTTTTTGAGGTTAAATCAACCAATGGAGATACTCACCTGGGTGGGGACGATTTCGACCATGCCATCATTAACTGGATGGTTGCCGAATTCAAGAAGCAGCAGGGCATCGATCTGTCCAATGACAAAATGGCCATTCAGAGGCTCAAGGAAGCTGCTGAAACAGCCAAATGCGAGCTTTCAACAACACAGAGCACCAATATCAACCTTCCTTTCGTCACGGCGGATTCAGCCGGGGCGAAGCATCTCGACATGACACTTACAAGATCAAAACTCGAACAGCTGGTTGATGACCTTGTAGAAAGAACAGTGGCTCCCTGTAGAACGGCATTGAAGGATGCCGGTATCGAGGCGTCAGCTATAGACGATGTTCTTCTGGTCGGTGGACAGACCCGGATGCCGCTTGTTCAGAGGAAGGTTACCGAGATATTCGGCAAGGAACCTCACAAAGGAGTCAACCCGGATGAAGTGGTTGCCGTTGGAGCAGCCATCCAGGCAGGTGTACTCTCAGGTGATGTCAAAGATGTCCTTCTTCTGGATGTTACTCCGCTTACACTTGGTATCGAAACCCTCGGCGGAGTGGCGACACCCATTATAGACAAAAACACAACTATACCTACAAAGAAAAGCCAGATATTCAGTACCGCAGCTGACAGCCAGCCCCAGGTGGAGATCATCGTGCTTCAGGGCGAAAGAAAAATGGCGGCAGACAACAGGACTGTTGGAAGATTCGTTCTTGACGGTATTCCACCTGCCCCCAGGGGAATGCCTCAGATAGAAGTAACGTTCGATATCGATGCTAACGGAATTCTTCACGTTTCAGCAAAGGATAAGGCTACCGGGAAGGAACAGAAGATCAAGATAGAAGCCTCCAGCGGACTATCCAAAGATGAAATAGAAAGTATGATTCATGACGCTGAAGCTCATGCAGATGAGGATGCTAAAAAGAAGGATATAATAGAAAGGCGCAATCAGGCCGATGCCATGGTTTTCGAAATCGAGAAACAGATGAAGGAATACGGAGACAAAATATCTTCAGATGACAGATCCAGGCTTGATGCTGCAGTTTCGGAAATGAAGAAGGCACTTGAGGGGGAAGATGACGATCTGATAAAGCAGAAGTCAGAGAGTCTTCAGGAAACCTGGAAGCAGTTCGGGGAAGCCTTCTACAAGCAGCAGCAGGCTCAGGAGCAGGATGCGGGACCAGCCGGACAGGCCGGAGAAACAACCGGAACAGCTGATGCCGGTGGAGATGAAGACAACACTGTTGACGCTGATTACGAAGTTGTTGATGACTGATGGCAGATCCAAGAAGGAGCCGTAGTAAAAAAAAGGAAGGTACTTCCGCAAGAGGAAAAATTCCCATTTCGGTAGTTGAGGACGAGATGGAGAAAAACCTTGAGGAAGCCGGGAATTCTAAGGCTGATGAAGAAGTTGAAAATCCGGAACTTCCAACGGATTCTAAACCTGATCCAATAAAACTGCAGCTTCAGGATAAGCTCCTGAGGCTGCAGGCGGAATTTGACAACTACAGGAAGCGTCAGGCAAGAGATTTTCGAAAACTGTGTACCCAGGGCAAGAAAGAGCTGATAAAAGAGCTTCTTGCTGTGCTGGATAATTACCACAGGGCAGAGCAACTGGTAAAAGAGGGGGGGCACTCCGTAGAAGAGATAGCCGATGGGCTGATGAAAACATCTGAGCAGCTGGTTGGTATTCTGAAACAGGAGGGCCTTAGTGAACTGGATATAAAGAAAGGTGATCCCTTTGACCCCAATATTCAAGAAGCCATGATTGCGGAAGAAGAAGAAGGTCTGGATCAGGATACCGTTCTGGAAGTATATCAAAAAGGATACCGTTTAGGCGAGGATCTTCTCCGTCCCGCGAGAGTAAAGGTTGGAAAACCTGTTTTAAAACCCACTGCCGGGGAGCAGGATGAAGGTGAAGAGGGAGAATAGAAAACAGTGAATAAAGACCTCTACTCCATCCTGGGGGCTGACGAGAAAGCATCGCAGGAAGAACTGAAGAAGTCTTACCGCAAGCTGGCCAAGAAGTATCATCCCGATGCGAACCCTGGAGATAAGAAAGCGGAAGAACGTTTCAAGGAAATCTCCGAAGCGTACGATATTCTCGGCAGCAAAGAAAAAAGAGAACAGTACGATCAGATGCGGAGGGGCGGCGGAGACTTTTCGTGGGGTGAAGCCGGCGGTCAGAGAGGAAATCCCTTTGGCGACGGCGGTTTAGCTGACATCCTTCGTTCGATGTTCGGTGGCGGTGGAGGCGGCGGAGGCGGCGGTTTCGGACAGAGGAGAGCCTCAAGACCTACCGTTGTTGTATCTGTCCCGTTTAAAACTGCTGCCCTGGGAGGAACTGTCAGGGCTAATATGGAAGTGCCCTCCACATGTCCTGTATGCATGGGAGCAGGAGGCTCGGGAGAAGAACGCTGCAGCCAGTGCGGTGGTTCAGGCAGAATACAGCAGGGCCAGATGGTAATGCCCTGTCCGGCCTGTGGAGGTTCAGGCAGGACTTTCAAAAATAAATGTTCGAAGTGTCATGGAACCGGCGAAGTCATGTCTTCAGAAGTTGTTGACCTGAACATTCCCGCAGGATCAGATGACGGATCAGTGCTGCGTCTCGCAACACCCTCCAGGAAGACAGTGATGGTAAAACTGAGGGTTAAGCCGGACAGTTTTTTCAGGAGAGACGGCAGGAACATTCACTGTACAGTGAAGATAAATGTTCCCCAGGCAGTTCTGGGCACGAAACTGAAAATACGTACTCTCGACGGCAAAATAGTACTTAAGATTCATCCTGGAACCCAGCCTGAAACGGTTCTGAGAATTCCAGGAAAGGGTGTTCCCTACAGAGGTACAAAGGGAGACCAGCTGGTTCATGTGGAGGTTACAGTACCAGAATCCGTAACGGAAGAGGAAAAGGTTCTCTGGGAGAAACTTTCAGGGAAAAAAGCTTGACGCGGATACTCGAGCGTATTATTCCCTGTACAACGTTAATTTGAACAGATAAGAAGGAGACTTTTTTGAACTATGCCTATCTTGCCCTGTTGATCCCGGGGTTTCTGCTTGCAGTTGCCGGGTTTGTGATGCTCGGAAAGAAACTTCATCCGGTAATTACAGGTTTTATGTTTCTTGCAGGGATAGCCGCCCTTGTCCTTGGGGTTCTACTGACCTGCGTCCCGGAATTCTTCTCCGGTTAAATTAGCTATATAGAACAGAATTGCACATGACAGCGTAAATAGTTACATTCTTTAATATGAACGGAGTGTGACTGATCATGAAGTATTCAATTCCTCTTCTGACTGCATTAACCACAATAGCATTAGCGGAGACCCTTCTCGTTCCCTCTCAGTACCCTTCCATTCAGAATGCCATCAACGCTGCTCAGGACGGCGATACGGTACTTGTGTCCCCCGATGAATACGAAGGACCTATTAACTTTGAGGGGAAGAACATCGTTGTATCAAGTACAGCAGGTGCCGGCAGTACTCTAATCAGAACCTCCCGTAATTACCACTGCGTGTCCATCGCAGGAGGGCAGGACAGCACAGCTGTTCTTGAAGGCTTCACAGTAAGTAACCAGGTCTCGGATAATGAAGTATCTCGCGATACTATCGGCTGTGGTGGAGGCCTTTACATCGTTAATGCATCTCCAACCATTCGGAACAATATCATTACGGACTGCGTTGCTGAAAGTCAGGGAGGGGGATTATTTCTGGAGAACTCATCCACGCTGATGTCAGGCTGTATCATCAGCAATAACACCGCGATGTTCTCCGGTGGAGTATCTGCTCTATCTTGCGGGAAGCTTGATCATCCTTTGCGCATAATCGACTGTACAATTACAGGCAATCAATCTACAGATATGGCTGGCGGACTTTCGTGTAATAGTAGTAGTTCAATAGTAATTATCAACAATTATATCAGCGATAATTACACGTACCTTTCTGGTGGAGGTATACTGCTAAATTACACCAATGCGCTACTTTTTGGAAATACCATTTCCGGAAATGACGCATTCGATGGAGGTGGAATTTCAATAAGACATTCTGAACCGACGATAATCGGAAACATCATTGTTCGGAATACTGCTGATTACGGAGCGGGCATATACCAACTTTCAGGTCTCTTCGAACATTTAGAAAACAATACTATTGCAAACAATGCCGCGTCCGTCAGAGGTGGTGGTCTTTTATGTAAGGACGGTTCCATTTCTATTGTTAATTCCATTTTGTGGGGGAACATCGCTCCAACAGGATCTCAGATACTTATGGATAATGCTGATGTTTCGGTTGAATATTGCGATGTCGAGTACGGAGAAGATTCCGTGTATAACTTTGCAAGTTCCACACTCAACTGGGGCCCGGGCAACATCGATATCGATCCTGAGTTCGAGACGGGGCCTTTTGGTGATTATCACCTTCCATGGGGTACACCCTGTGTTGATGCGGGCAATCCCGCTTCAGAGTACAACGATCCCGAAGATCCTTTCAATCCGGGCTACGCCCTTTGGCCCGCGATGGGACTTATTCGTAACGACATGGGAGCCTTCGGAGGAGGAGGAGTAGACTACTGGCTTTCTGTGGAAGAGGAAGAATTATCACCGACTGAAAATGGGCTTCCGTTAAAATCCTTCCCCAATCCGTTCAGTTCATCATGCACTGTGTGTTATCAGCTTGATGAAGCTTCACAAGTTGTTCTTCAGGTGTTCGATCTATCCGGTCGGCTCGTTGAGACCCTTGTAGATAAGGCTGTTCCCTCAGGCATGCACTCCGAACACTTCGATGGCTCCGGCCTCTGCCCGGGCGTGTACCTGATAAGACTGGTCGCGGTAGATGTTTCAACTTCACGGAGATGCATTGTACTTAGATAGGGTTAACATGAAGCATTTCGTTTTGATAGTGATCGTGTTGCTGATTCTCTCCTGCGGGGACAACCCCGCTGAACCTGCCGGTCCTGATTATCCCACTCCCTCGGTTCTTTCAGCTCTGTTTATGGGGGGCTGGTTTCCGCCCGATACATCCAAAGGCACGTGTAACGATATTCAACTTACATGGACCATGTGTCCGGATAGTACATTCTGGAAGTATACTCTGTACAGGTCAAATACTCCCGATATCGAATCACTTCCCGATTCAGCGGAAGTCATTTACACAAGCTTCGACGCTTCCGATACTGCATACACAGACACAAATACATCGTGGGACACCTGGTTCTACTACGCTGTCAGAACGTACGATCAGGATACTCTTGGTTCCTGGAGCAACGAAGCATCACTATATATACCGTCCCGCACCTCATTCGGAGGGCCGGATTCGCTTGTTGAACTCGTGGATGTCGGTGCCGGCCCGGGAGGTATCTGTACGGTTCCTTCGGGAGATTATGTTTACGTGTCATGCTATTTTGATAACTCCGTTTACGTTCTGGAGACATTCGATCCTGCCGTATATACAAGTGTTCCTGTTAGCGGCGGTCCCATTGATGTATGCGCCGGTTCTCAATACGCGTACGTATCGTGTTCTTCAAGCGACGAAGTTGCTGTGATAAGGACATCCGACAACACTGTGGAATCAACGGTATCGGTTGGTGATTCACCCTCCGGGCTGTGTATCACTCCGGACGGCTCCAGAGTTTACGTCTGCTGCTACGGCAGTGATGAGGTATGGTGCCTTGATGCTTCTTCACTTGCCGTTCTTGATGTAATAACGGTTGGCGACGGACCATGGGACATCTGTACGCTGCCTTCCGGTGAATACGCCTATCTGACCTGCAGGCTTGATGGAACAGTATCGGTTGTACGGGTTTCGGATAACTGCGTTGTTTCAACTCTGAATACCGCTTCGGAACCTGTGGGTATCTGCTCATCAATATCCGGAGATTACGTTTATGTATGTGATTACTCTTCCGGTGAGATTGTACCTGTAAGAACATCTGATAACTCGATACAGTCATCAATCAGTGTCGGCAGCGGTCCTATTGGTATCGCTGTTGTTCCCAACGGCAACCTGGCTTACGTGTCATGCAATATCTCTAACAGGGTCTATCTGGTTGATCTAACCATTGGTTTGATGGTAAGCTACCTTCCGGTCGGGGTAAGACCGAACGGTGTATGTTCACTGCCTTCAGGTGAATATGTATACGTAGCTAACAGCAGTTCCGGCTCGGTAAGCGTGTTCGGGTACAGCAGTCTGGAATATCGGTAAAGTACATAACCTTTATATGCAGCTTATGCTACTCGATCAAGCCAAGCTTTTTGAAATTATCGATAAACTCCATCAGCAGTTTGTCGTTCGGGTGAAGTCTGAAAGATCTCTCAGCAAATGATGCAGCCTTTTCCAGGGCGTTATCCTGCACAAGCTGGCGGATTTTTACAATGTATTCCGCGGTGGTTTCAGAATTACTGCCGTCCAGTGAGGATGAAACAGTATTTGATTCAGTCTCAATATCTGACAGGAGTTCCTCAAGCCCATTCGTTTCAGGAATCATCTCAAAGGCTCTGCGGGCAAGTACGACAGCTTCAGCAACTTTTCCTGCTACCAGTTTTTTTCTGGCTATTTGAACAAGATTGGCAGATTTGATTTTCGTTTTCAGAAGATCTATCCTTAACTGAACCTCCGGATTATCCGGATCGATTTTCATGGCTCTCTTCAGATAGGCAATCGCCTTCTGCTGATGCCCGTTGTTGTATTCTCTGTCAGATGCTTCAAATATTTTAGTAATTCGATCCTCGGAAGCCATCGATGATTTCCTTTCATGGTTGTTTTCCACAGCTGTTTCAACAGGTTCTGTTTCCTGATCTAAAAACATTTCCTCAGGAGTGAATTCAAGTATTTCAAATTGCTCTTCCGCAGGAGTTTCCAACTCTGTTTGCGCAGATTCTGTTTCCTGATCTACAAGCATTTCCTCTTGAGTGAATTCAAGGATTTCAACAGGTTCTGTTTCCTGATCTACAAATATTTCCTCAGGAGTAAATTCAAAAATTTCAACTGGTTCTTCCTCAGGAATCTCTACAGTGGTTTCCGCCGGTTCTTCCTCAGGTTCGGTTCCGGTGTTCTTTCTGCCAATAAACTGAATAACCTGAACGAGGACTCCATTGTTATCATCAACATCAACAGCCTTCCTCATAAGCTCAAGGGCTTCATCTCTTTTTCCCTGGTGAAGTTTCTTCTTGGCTTTTCTGACAAGGCTGGCAATAACCTTTACATTTTTTTTCAAAACTACCTCCGGAAATTCAGCAGCCCGAAGCGTAAAGATAATACAACTTCGAACTCTTCGGGAACCATGGCAGTATATCCACATGGATTGCCGTTCACAAGTGTCACCTCACCGCTGCTGAAGATATATTACCTGTGCCTGCGACTTACCGAAGTTGCAGCCTTGGATGAGCTATTTTAGTTTAACCATGCAGTTAACCTTCAAGCGAAGAACTCAGGGAGATTAATGATGTCATTTTCCATAAAACGCATTCTGGGTATGGACGAACTCGGTCCTGAAATGACACCAAAGGGATCAGGAAAGATCGAGTTCGTTGATGTTACATTGAGGGATGGCCAGCAGTCACTGCTGGCAACAAGAATGTCAACCGATCAGGTTCTAAGGCTCATGCCCCTGATACTTGATACAGGAATGAGAACCATGGAAGTATGGGGCGGAGCGACGCTGGACAGCGCTATGAGGTATCTGGATGAAGATCCATTTGAGAGACTGAGCAAGTTGGCTGACGAAGCTGGACCGTCCGGCTGCAGGCTGAGAGCCCTTTCCCGCGGGCAGAATCTTTTCGGCTATGACCCCTATCCGGACGATATAGTAAAGGATTTCAACAGAGAAGCCGTTAGAACCGGTGTTGGCATCATGAGAATTTTCGATGCTCTCAATTACATTCCCAATTTCAGCGCGGCGCTTGAGGGCACGAGGGATGCCGGAGGTCTCTTTGACGGGGCAATCTGCTACACCACCGGGGAACCGTACGATATCGATCACTTTGTCGGGAAGGCTCTTGAGCTTCAGAAGCTGGGTGCGGATATGATTTCGGACAAAGATATGGCCGGTCTGAAAGAGCCTTCTATCGCATGGAAATATTATACCACACTAAAGGAGACACTGGATGTGCCTGTCGTAAGCCATACTCACTGTACTCCCGGCTTCGGTCATATTTCAGCTGTCATAGCCATGCTTGCCGGCGTGGATATGATAGATACATGCTTCCTTCCTCTTGCCGGTGGGTCCTCCCATCCTTCGATCGAACTGCTTACTGTTTTCGCTGAACTACTGGGTAAAGATACCGCCCTGGATATCTCCCCTGAAAAGATCGAGCCCCTGCATGATGAATTAAGAAAAGTCATCTCCGAAGTTGAGCAGGAATTCTCCATTTCGACTCACAAAACCACCTGGCCAGGAAAGGATACCCTTGCTCCCATGGCAGAGCAAGTGCTGCAGTGTCTTTCGGAGGGAAGGACCAGGGACGCTAACGGAATCGTTCACGAAATGGAAGAGCTTTGCGGTTTTCCTCCGCCTAACGAGGAAGTAGAGAAGGCGCAGATTCCAGGTGGAATGTACAGCAATTTTACAACTCAGCTTGCGAAAGACGGCAAATCAGACTGTCTTCCCGCAGCCCTTGACGCAGTGCAGTCGGTCCGAAAAAAGGCCGGATGGTGCCCGCTCGTTACACCAACATCTCAAATCGTAGGGGTAAAGGCTTACCTTGAAACTCTGGGAAAAGATATAAACCCTATCCAGTACGAAAATCTCATTGCGGGATACTACGGCGAAACCCCTTTCCCCATTGATGAGGATTACCGTGAGAAGATATGCGGTTTCAGAGATGAGAGAAGGTACGATCCTTCTGAATTCAACAGGCAGATCCCTCTGATGCACGGAACTGACCTTCCCCTTGCCGAAACTCCCCATGAAAAACTGCTCTATTATCTCTTCCCCGAAAGCTCCGGTAAAACCTTCCTGGAGAAAAGGAGGCAGGAGGAATGGGCAGTCATTGTCAAAGAAAGACAGAAAAAAGAAACGCATCTTCTGGAAGAAAAAGAGAAGAACCTGAAAGACCAGGCAATTGTGAACAGATACGCTGGAAAGATGGAACAGCTGTCAGAAGAGCTATCCGATGCTCTCGAGGAAGCAGGAAGCGAATTTGACACTGATAACCTTGAAGAAATAGCCGATCTTGCCGAACAGGCCGAGGAGGAGAAAAAATAGAACTCAGTTGATATTGACTTAACCCGGATATTTTATATCATTGATATCTGTGGAATGATTTGGGGTATATTGCAACCACAATAAAAAAAGTGCTAAAAAGCCGATAGCTCCCCTAAAGCCGCCGGCAGGCGGCATTTCTATTTCGGCTGCGAATTAGAGAGGTTCATTTGCCATGAATAAAATGTTCACCAGTGAATCCGTATCCGATGGACACCCCGACAAGATCTGTGACCAGATCTCGGATGCTGTTCTTGATGCTCACCTTAAAGGCGATCCTGACGCTCACGTTGCCTGCGAAACCCTTGTAACAACCAATTTCTGTCTTCTGGCAGGAGAAGTGAAAAGCCACACCAATGTTGATTACGAGAAAGTAGCAAGAGACACCATACGATCAATAGGATACGATATTCCGGATCTGGGTTTTCATTACAGCGAGAACACCTATAAAGTAAGAATACACTCACAGTCACCCGATATCAATCACGGTGTTATTGACAACGAAGGAGCGGGAGACCAGGGGCTTATGTTCGGTTTTGCATGCAGCGAGACTGAATTTTTTATGCCCTATCCCATTCAGCTTGCGCACAGGCTCCTTGAGCAGTTAAGAGAATCACGCAAGTCTGAAGAAATCTCATGGGCAAGGCCCGATGCCAAGAGTCAGGTGACTGTGAAATATGATGGTTATACACCTGTTTCCATCGACGAGATTCTCCTTTCCGTTCATCACGCGCCTCTCGCTGAGAACGAAGAAATGGAAGCTGACATACGGAAGAAGGTTATAGCGCCGGTTCTCGAAAGATGCAAACCATCTCTGAAGTGGGACGGCAAGTTGTTTTTCAACCCATCCGGTAGATTTGCGATAGGCGGCCCCCATGGAGATACCGGTCTTACCGGTAGAAAGATCATTGTTGATACCTACGGCGGGACCGGAAGACACGGCGGTGGAGCATTTTCCGGCAAGGATTCAACCAAGGTAGACCGATCTGCAGCCTATATGGCCCGGCACATCGCAAAGAATATTGTAAAGGCGGGAATTGCTGACAGGTGCGAAATCCAGATCGCCTACGCAATAGGAAAGCCAGAACCTGTTTCCGTAATGGTTGAGACCTTCGGAACAGAAAAGGTCAGCGATGTCAGTTCGATTGAAAAGGTTGTAAGGGATATATTCCCTCTTCGTCCCTACAGGATCATTGAGTATTTAGGGCTCAAGAAACCTATCTTCTCAAGCACATCCTCCTTCGGGCATTTTGGAAGAGAAGCCGGAGCGGACGGGTCCTTTACATGGGAAAAGACAGACAGGGCGGAGGAACTGGCCTCAAAGCTTCTTTAGATAAGTGATGGGAGGCGCAGTTGACTGTATTAATGATATTCTCGTTACTGGTTTCCACAGGCTCACTTGACAGTCTTGATGCCTGTCTGCGGGAAACACGGGAGCAGATAATTCAGCTGGAAAATGAGGAAGCAGCTGTATCAACCATTTTGGATGCAATCCATCAGCATCTTCTCATTTCCAGAAGCTACTACAACGAGATGGCACTGGAGGAAGCTGAAATACTCCATCAGCTGAGCAAGGTTTCCGATGTGTTTACCGCTGAGGATTCCCTCCGCGAAGTTCTTGTCGAAAGCCTGTCATCCCATATGCTTTACCTGTATTCTCACAGGAATCTGGGCGGAATCGGAAGTTTTTTCGTGGAGGGTGGATTTACCAGGATGCTTCACCGACAGGCCTATATAGATTATCTCGCGTCAAAGGCAGCTGGTGAAGTATTTATGTTATCAATCAGCCAGGACTCACTTGGAAGCTTCCGGGATTCGCTTGAAGTCCTTCTTGTCAACGTGCAGCAGCTGCGTCAGCAGATGGTGGAAATACAGGAAGGTATATACAACGAAGAGGCGAACCAGGCTTCGATGAGGAACCAGATCATGGGTAGAATCGCCGCCGCCAAGGAGTCCCTTGCTGTGCTTGAAGACAGAAGAGTAAGCAGGGCTGAATTCGTAACTCAGCTCAGCGTTCGCTCCAGTACGGCTTCGTCAGGAACTCCTTTTGTTGAGCCGGATATGAACAGTTATCTGGAGCGGCAGAGGGGCAATTTAATCTGGCCTGCTGACGGGCAGGTTATCAGGAGGTTCGGAATAGAAACGCATCAGCAGTA comes from the Candidatus Aegiribacteria sp. genome and includes:
- the metK gene encoding methionine adenosyltransferase, coding for MNKMFTSESVSDGHPDKICDQISDAVLDAHLKGDPDAHVACETLVTTNFCLLAGEVKSHTNVDYEKVARDTIRSIGYDIPDLGFHYSENTYKVRIHSQSPDINHGVIDNEGAGDQGLMFGFACSETEFFMPYPIQLAHRLLEQLRESRKSEEISWARPDAKSQVTVKYDGYTPVSIDEILLSVHHAPLAENEEMEADIRKKVIAPVLERCKPSLKWDGKLFFNPSGRFAIGGPHGDTGLTGRKIIVDTYGGTGRHGGGAFSGKDSTKVDRSAAYMARHIAKNIVKAGIADRCEIQIAYAIGKPEPVSVMVETFGTEKVSDVSSIEKVVRDIFPLRPYRIIEYLGLKKPIFSSTSSFGHFGREAGADGSFTWEKTDRAEELASKLL
- a CDS encoding peptidoglycan DD-metalloendopeptidase family protein, producing MTVLMIFSLLVSTGSLDSLDACLRETREQIIQLENEEAAVSTILDAIHQHLLISRSYYNEMALEEAEILHQLSKVSDVFTAEDSLREVLVESLSSHMLYLYSHRNLGGIGSFFVEGGFTRMLHRQAYIDYLASKAAGEVFMLSISQDSLGSFRDSLEVLLVNVQQLRQQMVEIQEGIYNEEANQASMRNQIMGRIAAAKESLAVLEDRRVSRAEFVTQLSVRSSTASSGTPFVEPDMNSYLERQRGNLIWPADGQVIRRFGIETHQQYGTQITNDGITVITPPSQNILASAPGVVQYASEFLSMGQMVVLDHQDGYFTVYGYLSLVTVSPGDEVNTGSQLGRTGPVPGGQPGYYFEIRKGGEPINPMDYLE